In Candidatus Nitrosarchaeum limnium SFB1, the following proteins share a genomic window:
- a CDS encoding Micrococcal nuclease (thermonuclease)-like protein, translating to MILISISIVAIIGVILGLQQLVTWQAQTALDQYTSSSQTEEESTITITKSFVSECTGNARCIKGLVTDVIDGDTIKVDGQYIRFALSSALELNESDGKIAKDLINGICPIGSSVIVDEDDGQTKGSYGRILGVIYCNGENLNEQLLESGYGSMSTEFCSVSEFSNSEWAQKYGC from the coding sequence ATGATTTTGATATCTATTTCAATTGTTGCAATTATTGGAGTAATACTTGGATTGCAGCAATTAGTAACTTGGCAAGCTCAGACTGCCCTTGATCAATACACTTCTAGTTCTCAGACAGAAGAAGAGTCAACCATAACTATTACAAAATCATTTGTATCTGAATGTACTGGAAATGCAAGGTGTATCAAAGGATTGGTAACTGATGTAATTGATGGTGATACAATCAAAGTAGATGGGCAATACATTAGATTTGCACTCTCATCAGCACTAGAACTAAATGAATCAGATGGAAAAATAGCTAAAGATCTCATTAATGGAATATGCCCTATTGGATCTTCAGTAATAGTTGATGAGGATGACGGACAAACAAAAGGTAGCTATGGTAGAATTTTAGGTGTGATATATTGTAACGGAGAAAATCTAAACGAGCAGTTACTGGAATCAGGTTATGGTAGTATGAGTACAGAGTTTTGTTCTGTAAGTGAATTTTCAAATAGCGAGTGGGCACAAAAATATGGATGCTAA